The Toxoplasma gondii ME49 chromosome XII, whole genome shotgun sequence genome includes a region encoding these proteins:
- a CDS encoding hypothetical protein (encoded by transcript TGME49_247380~Predicted trans-membrane domain (TMHMM2.0):593-616:850-873), whose product MSSPRHRRGWRRRSSRDSNLSDSFASERNCLTSPAGENAGQVEATTAPKPDAFVSPSISDRPLLRRGSQEPDGLAAPMSPRERPCACSSSLSPCSSSDLATCRRRSVRGNASNAPGDSDLSDPLCEAADESGTQERLHSKTAEQRSSLALSASSCSESDSDLSDGPPSPRPPASVPRSPSSWAPTQSRVSSWLADARWEKKLKEDSIVRTSPEADALSRSSSFVFVNAELCAEVAARIRRAQERAKRLASCGDESERDEAPDCRKSRAETPAEAHDSESEEEISPRLQTDEREDQSPATEAAGPSLSSSASVSPPLKRSSGAERPSETSCHGDSSPLPTLSSSLKEQTFSAGGLTTSSKAIPPGPPSEARPFLASVSSEVSPSPSCATIELPVSRDRPGGDFTLVPPVGEVTTLPAVLSSQPSPASPAHRRDAFSSWSRQFVSSPEGVSGSSSPAAVRSSTSPQPWCGSEASPATGASFLSSVFSFLPLPMFQEATVHQAERQGRSIKSRGSQARASLQGGFDSVQRSRRDSTRRGDERCEGLRSYDDESDTSSYLDASRRPGCQKEVTTFLSDLYQQTQRRSPLPFQLFLRRSTSLFCTCWGVLLVVLGLGVLYLSGKSQEFVVPYESGMTTTSVFQVPEHLEAPVFVYYRITDFYGNYRPYLKDGPESVSTSYKCDIILSQREALDFRTFNGVLTLPTLRRSIDGKPIPEDSPRAFPCGLQSLSLFNDKFSVHRVVANYAEEDLSISTDDIAYHWDFTRFMVRNSTWEKLDAMPWILPSDDRFRVWLHPPFTPSFQKLYGVINTSLEPDNSYFLRFSESQWPAEQWQATKAIVFVSLAPVIGGANYPLAYACLATGGFCLLGVILLWLFYWCGLTFTSRTVRETDMESVIRQAEGDDGVDLPGAGHGGGLEGPASPQAAGRGGRAISGGDVAAAAPFVARNFPEPIACVCPFHCPWPEGGKKKERRERLRGEGKDPLLQLPPAGLGTRKKLQKRASNASAAASGEETSQALNSAEENVSESSFPSGGAQGPVFQVEPVEETREPERDRPPMLMSCLSEFPQESEVEPAERMEKEENEARPRGILAIEESDGTAGDALEDPALGE is encoded by the exons ATGTCTTCTCCGAGGCACAGGCGAGGCTGGCGGCGGCGCAGCTCTCGCGACTCCAACTTGTCAGATTCGTTCGCTTCTGAACGGAACTGTCTCACCTCTCCTGCGGGAGAAAACGCTGGACAGGTTGAAGCCACCACTGCTCCGAAACCGGAtgcctttgtttctccctctATTAGCGACCGTCCTCTGCTCCGACGCGGTTCCCAGGAGCCTGACGGTCTCGCGGCCCCCATGTCGCCAAGAGAACGTCCCTGCGCTTGCTCGtcctccttgtctccttGCTCGTCTTCAGATTTAGCGACCTGCAGACGACGCTCAGTCCGTGGTAACGCAAGTAACGCGCCAGGAGATTCCGATTTGTCTGATCCTTTGTGTGAGGCTGCGGATGAAAGCGGCACCCAAGAAAGACTCCACAGCAAGACTGCAGAGCAGCGCTCTTCACTtgccctctctgcttcctcgtgcTCGGAGTCCGACTCCGATCTGTCCGATGGCCCTCCGTCTCCCCGTCCGCCTGCGAGCgtccctcgctctccttcctcttggGCGCCGACCCagtcgcgcgtctcttcctggCTCGCGGACGCGAGatgggagaagaaactgaaggaAGACAGCATCGTGCGAACAAGCCCAGAGGCCGACGCCTTGTCCAGGTCCAGCAGCTTCGTCTTTGTCAACGCCGAGTTGTGTGCCGAGGTAGCTGCGCGAATTCGCAGAGCGCAAGAGCGCGCGAAGCGCCTCGCGAGCTGTGGCGACGAGTCTGAGCGCGATGAAGCTCCAGACTGTCGGAAGAGTCGCGCTGAGACTCCCGCTGAGGCTCACGACTCCGAGTCCGAAGAAGAGATCTCTCCACGCCTCCAAACggatgagagagaagatcaGAGCCCAGCAACAGAGGCAGCAgggccttcgctctcctcttctgcctccgtTTCGCCTCCCCTGAAACGCAGCTCTGGCGCAGAACGCCCGTCCGAAACGTCCTGCCATGGGGACTCTTCTCCCTTGCCCacactgtcttcttctttgaaGGAACAGACATTTTCGGCCGGTGGCCTCACGACTTCGTCAAAAGCGATCCCGCCGGGTCCTCCATCGGAGGCTCGTCCTTTTctggcttctgtctcctccgaggtgtctccgtcaCCCTCTTGTGCGACGATCGAgttgcctgtctctcgcgacCGCCCCGGCGGGGATTTCACCCTCGTCCCTCCAGTCGGTGAAGTCACTACGCTCCCTGcggttctctcctctcagccttctcctgcttcgccGGCGCACCGGCGagacgccttctcctcctggtCTCGACagtttgtgtcttctcccgAGGGCGTTTCtggctcgtcttctcccgctgctGTGAGGTCCTCAACGTCTCCGCAGCCGTGGTGCGGCTCTGAGGCGTCCCCCGCCACCGGggcctcttttctctcctccgtcttctcctttctgcctctccccaTGTTTCAGGAGGCTACAGTTCACCAGGCCGAGCGCCAAGGGCGATCCATCAAATCGCGCGGATCCCAGGCGAGAGCCTCTCTGCAGGGAGGCTTCGATTCCGTGCAAAGAAGCAGGCGGGACAGCACTCGCCGAGGCGATGAGAGATGTGAAGGACTTCGTTCCTATGACGATGAGAGCGATACCTCGTCGTATCTGGACGCGTCCAGACGTCCCGGCTGTCAAAAGGAGGTCACGACGTTTCTCTCAGATCTGTATcaacagacgcagagacgaagtcCCCTCCCTTTCCAACTGTTTCTGCGCAGGAGCACCTCGCTGTTCTGCACCTGTTGGGGCGTactcctcgtcgtcctcggCCTCGGCGTCCTCTACCTCTCCGGAAAGAGCCAAGAGTTCGTTGTTCCGTACGAAAGCGGCATGACGACGACTTCGGTTTTCCAAGTTCCGGAACACTTGGAAGCCCCCGTCTTCGTCTACTACAGAATCACGGACTTTTACGGGAACTACCGACCTTACCTCAAAGACGGACCTGAATCCGTCAGCACCAGCTACAAGTGTGACA ttaTCCTCTCGCAGCGAGAGGCTCTCGACTTCCGCACATTCAATGGGGTCCTCACTCTGCCCACGCTGCGCAGGAGCATCGATGGAAAGCCGATCCCCGAAGACAGTCCTCGCGCCTTCCCCTGCGGTCTCCAGAGTCTGTCGCTGTTCAACGACAAGTTTTCCGTCCACCGCGTCGTCGCGAACTACGCCGAAGAGGATCTGTCCATCTCCACAGACGACATCGCTTACCACTGGGACTTCACCCGCTTCATG GTGCGTAATTCAACTTGGGAGAAGCTGGATGCCATGCCGTGGATCCTGCCGAGCGATGACCGCTTCCGCGTCTGGCTTCATCCCCCCTTTACTCCTTCCTTTCAGAAACTCTACGGGGTCATCAATACCTCCCTCGAACCGGACAATTCGTATTTCCTACGATTCTCTGAATCTC AATGGCCAGCAGAGCAGTGGcaagcgacgaaggcgatCGTTTTTGTCTCGCTCGCTCCCGTCATCGGTGGAGCGAACTATCCTCTCGCCTACGCGTGCCTCGCGACAG GCGGTTTCTGCCTACTAGGAGTGATTCTATTGTGGCTTTTCTACTGGTGCGGCCTTACCTTCACGAGTCGAACAG TGAGGGAGACGGACATGGAGTCGGTGATACGTCAGGCCGAGGGAGACG atggcGTGGATCTCCCGGGAGCCGGGCATGGTGGGGGCCTGGAGGGACCAGCCTCCCCGCAGGCCGCGGGCCGTGGAGGCCGCGCGATTTCCGGGGGCGACGTCGCTGCGGCGGCGCCGTTTGTGGCGCGGAATTTTCCTGAGCCgattgcatgcgtctgtcctTTCCACTGTCCGTGGCCGGAaggcgggaagaagaaggaacggcgGGAGAGGCTGCGGGGAGAGGGTAAAGATCCCCTGCTTCAGCTGCCGCCGGCTGGCCTCGGGACGCgcaagaagctgcagaagcgagCGTCGAACGCCTCCGCCGCGGCGTCTGGCGAGGAGACCAGTCAGGCGCTGAACTCCGCCGAAGAAAACGTCTCCGAGTCGAGTTTCCCCTCTGGGGGGGCTCAGGGACCTGTCTTCCAAGTCGAGCctgtggaggagacgcgcgagccAGAACGCGACCGTCCACCCATGCTCATGTCTTGCCTCTCTGAGTTTCCTCAAGAGAGCGAAGTGGAGCCTGCTGAGAGgatggagaaagaggagaacgaggcgcGACCGCGGGGCATCCTCGCGATCGAAGAGTCCGACGGAACTGCAGGCGACGCCCTGGAGGATCCTGCTCTAGGCGAGTAA